The Candidatus Thermoplasmatota archaeon DNA segment CAAGTGGTTCGGCGGCAAGAGCCTCCTTGCCGAAACGATCGTTCGGCGCATTCCGAAGCACGAATGCTACGTCGAAGTTTTCGGCGGCGCGGCATGGGTCCTGTTCCGAAAGGAACGGTCCAAGTCGGAGATCTACAACGACATCCACGCCGATCTCGTCAACTTCTTCCGCGTTCTTCGGAATCAGCAAGACGAGTTCCTTCGGAAAGCCAAGTTCCTGATGCCAAGCCGCGACGACTTCCTTCGGGCGCGGGATGAACCCCGGGAACCGCTCGATCCCGTCGAACGCGCCCTACGGTTCTACCTTCTCGTCAGCCAGTCGTTCAACTGCAACCTGCGGGAATACCGACCCACCAAGACGCGCCCGCCAAGCCGCGTCGACATGGACCGCCTTCGGGAAGCAAGCCAGCGGTTGCAGCGAGTCTGGATCGAGCGATTGGACTTCGAGGAATTGATCCGGCGGTACGATAGCCCGCAGACGTTCTTCTTCCTCGACCCACCCTATGCCCCGATCAAGTTTACAAGCGGCGTCTACGGATGGTCCGACCCCGAACACGACCGCCTGAAGCGCGTCGTTGCCGGAATCAAGGGCCGCTTCCTGATGACGTACCCGGACTGGCCCCGCCTCCGGGAACTCTGGTCGGAATACCCAACGGAACGGATTCCGACCCAATACCGCAGCTTCAACCGCGAAGCGCAGCCACGCTACGCGGACGTGCTGCTCATCTCGAACTACGACACCGCGAAAGTCTGCCCGCTGGTTCGCCCGGGATTCGCGGAAACGGTGGTGAACCTCGATGATCTACAAACTGAACCTTAGCACCCAGCAGGTCTTGCGACTGATCCAACTTGGCGAAAGTCCCGACAACCTCGAATGCCTCACGGAATCCCAAAAAGACACGCTACGGAACCTTGCAGCGGAACTTCGGCAACGCCTGGAGGCGCTCTAAATGGTCTACGAAGAAACGGAACGAATCCTTGCCGTCATCACGACGCGCGTGAGCTCGCAAGGACGCCTCTACCTCAAGAAATACCGGGGACGTCCCGTTCGGATTCTCGTGCTCTTGGACGACCCGAACGTCGCGCGCCCGTTCATTGATGGCCGACGGAGGCTGTAGTCCGCCTACCGGCGTCGAACCTCGTAAGAGAAACTCACGATCCGGTCGGCGATGCGGCTTGCATCGCTGTCCGACATTTGGCGAAGCGTTCTATCCAACGGATCGTCGCCGGGACCTTGCTTGGTCCCGGTCAAGCTGTTAATGATCGATTCGTGCTCTTGCCAGAGTTTCTCTTCCTTGAGGTCCATTTTCTGAAGCCGCATGATGCTAATGTAGGCTTCCCGCAAACGGTGCTGGATTGAATCCGTGCCGATAGCAAGCGCGCGGACTGCGACGTCGTATTTTTCTTCCGGGTACGAGGACTTCATGCGCTCGGGAGGCTTCGCATGGCTCTTGAGACTTGCTGGAGGAGGAGACTCCCCCAGCGCATCCCCTTACGCCCGCGAAACTCGCGAGCGACGAGGCTTCTGCTGCCGGATCGCAGCCGCCTGTCGCGGCAAGGAACGGACCAAGCGCTGGAGGCGATACTCCGGCGCGGGCGTCCCAAGCTCCACGACGACGACTCCGCGCAGGCGACAACGACGCTGATGAAGTTCCAAGTTGCGGGGAAGGTAGCGCCGGAAGCACCATCGGCAGGCGGGATCGGGATTCCATTTGCAGGCGC contains these protein-coding regions:
- a CDS encoding DNA adenine methylase, with the translated sequence MRSPIKWFGGKSLLAETIVRRIPKHECYVEVFGGAAWVLFRKERSKSEIYNDIHADLVNFFRVLRNQQDEFLRKAKFLMPSRDDFLRARDEPREPLDPVERALRFYLLVSQSFNCNLREYRPTKTRPPSRVDMDRLREASQRLQRVWIERLDFEELIRRYDSPQTFFFLDPPYAPIKFTSGVYGWSDPEHDRLKRVVAGIKGRFLMTYPDWPRLRELWSEYPTERIPTQYRSFNREAQPRYADVLLISNYDTAKVCPLVRPGFAETVVNLDDLQTEP